Proteins from a genomic interval of Streptomyces sp. NBC_01445:
- the fabG gene encoding 3-oxoacyl-[acyl-carrier-protein] reductase — MSRSVLVTGGNRGIGLAIARAFADAGDKVAITYRSGDAAELEKAGFLAVKCDITDSEQVEQAYKEIEEKHGPVEVLVANAGVTKDQLLMRMSEDDFTSVLDTNLTGTFRVVKRANRGMLRAKKGRVVLISSVVGLLGSAGQANYAASKAGLVGFARSLARELGSRNLTFNVVAPGFVDTDMTKALTDEQREGIVKQVPLGRYAQPEEIAATVRFLASDDASYITGAVIPVDGGLGMGH; from the coding sequence TTGAGCCGCTCGGTTCTCGTCACCGGAGGAAACCGGGGCATCGGCCTCGCCATCGCCCGTGCATTCGCCGACGCCGGCGACAAGGTCGCGATCACATACCGCTCGGGCGACGCGGCCGAGCTGGAGAAGGCCGGCTTCCTCGCCGTCAAGTGCGACATCACCGACAGTGAGCAGGTGGAGCAGGCCTACAAGGAGATCGAGGAGAAGCACGGTCCCGTCGAGGTCCTCGTGGCCAACGCCGGCGTCACCAAGGACCAGCTCCTCATGCGCATGTCCGAGGACGACTTCACGTCGGTCCTCGACACCAACCTCACCGGCACCTTCCGCGTCGTGAAGCGTGCCAACCGCGGCATGCTGCGAGCCAAGAAGGGCCGCGTCGTGCTGATCTCCTCCGTGGTCGGCCTCCTCGGCTCCGCGGGACAGGCGAACTACGCCGCGTCGAAGGCGGGTCTGGTCGGTTTCGCGCGCTCCCTCGCCCGTGAGCTCGGGTCGCGCAACCTCACTTTCAACGTCGTCGCGCCCGGTTTCGTCGACACCGACATGACCAAGGCGCTCACCGACGAGCAGCGCGAGGGCATCGTGAAGCAGGTGCCGCTGGGCCGTTACGCGCAGCCGGAGGAGATCGCCGCGACGGTGCGGTTCCTCGCCTCGGACGACGCCTCGTACATCACTGGAGCCGTCATTCCCGTTGACGGCGGACTGGGAATGGGTCACTGA
- a CDS encoding SixA phosphatase family protein — translation MSVAEPRRIVLFRHAKADWPQVSDHERPLAERGRKDAPVAGRKLADSGIDLDLALCSTAARTRETWKLAVHELPHRPRTVYEERIYEASPGELIAVLNETPDDVRSAVLVGHNPGIQGLAEILSGQVEGDAGERMARRGFPTSAFAVLSFTGSWKSLEPGTATLIDYWAPSK, via the coding sequence ATGAGCGTCGCAGAACCCCGCAGGATTGTCCTTTTCCGGCATGCGAAGGCGGACTGGCCCCAGGTCTCCGACCACGAGAGGCCGCTCGCCGAGAGGGGCCGAAAGGACGCCCCCGTCGCCGGCCGCAAGCTCGCCGACTCCGGTATCGACCTGGACCTGGCCCTGTGCTCGACCGCCGCGAGGACCCGCGAGACGTGGAAGCTCGCCGTCCACGAGCTGCCCCACCGGCCCAGGACGGTGTACGAGGAGCGGATCTACGAGGCCTCGCCCGGTGAGCTCATCGCCGTGCTGAACGAGACCCCGGACGACGTGCGGAGCGCGGTGCTGGTCGGCCACAACCCCGGGATCCAGGGCCTCGCCGAGATCCTCTCCGGGCAGGTCGAGGGCGACGCGGGGGAGCGGATGGCCCGGCGCGGCTTCCCGACCTCCGCCTTCGCGGTCCTGTCCTTCACCGGCTCCTGGAAGTCCCTCGAACCGGGCACCGCCACCCTCATCGACTACTGGGCACCGTCCAAGTGA
- the fabI gene encoding enoyl-ACP reductase FabI, translating into MAGILEGKKILITGVLMESSIAFHTAKLAQEQGAEIILTAWPRPTLTERIAKKLPQPDKVKVLELDVSNDEHLARLEGQVREHLGDRLDGVVHSIGFAPQDALGGNFLNTPFESVATAMHVSAFSLKSLTTALLPLMTEGGSVVGLTFDAQFAWPQYDWMGPAKAALEATSRYMARDLGKQDIRCNLISAGPLGSMAAKSIPGFSDLAAVWDSRSPLEWDLKDPEPAGKGIVALLSDWFPKTTGEIIHVDGGLHAIGA; encoded by the coding sequence ATGGCTGGAATCCTCGAGGGCAAGAAGATCCTCATCACCGGTGTGCTGATGGAGTCCTCCATCGCCTTCCACACCGCGAAGCTGGCCCAGGAGCAGGGCGCGGAGATCATCCTCACCGCGTGGCCGCGGCCGACGCTCACCGAGCGCATCGCCAAGAAGCTGCCCCAGCCCGACAAGGTCAAGGTCCTGGAGCTCGACGTCTCGAACGACGAGCACCTCGCGCGCCTGGAGGGCCAGGTCCGTGAGCACCTCGGCGACCGGCTCGACGGCGTCGTGCACTCCATCGGTTTCGCGCCGCAGGACGCGCTCGGCGGCAACTTCCTGAACACGCCGTTCGAGTCCGTGGCCACCGCCATGCACGTCTCCGCCTTCTCCCTGAAGTCGCTGACCACCGCGCTGCTGCCGCTGATGACCGAGGGCGGTTCCGTCGTCGGCCTCACCTTCGACGCGCAGTTCGCCTGGCCGCAGTACGACTGGATGGGCCCGGCCAAGGCCGCGCTGGAGGCCACCAGCCGCTACATGGCGCGTGACCTGGGCAAGCAGGACATCCGCTGCAACCTGATCTCGGCGGGCCCGCTCGGCTCCATGGCCGCCAAGTCCATCCCGGGCTTCAGCGACCTGGCCGCCGTCTGGGACAGCCGCTCCCCGCTGGAGTGGGACCTCAAGGACCCGGAGCCGGCCGGCAAGGGCATCGTCGCCCTCCTGAGCGACTGGTTCCCGAAGACCACCGGCGAGATCATCCACGTCGACGGCGGTCTGCACGCGATCGGCGCCTGA
- a CDS encoding transglycosylase SLT domain-containing protein — protein sequence MSKLSFSGHSPLTKTHKYSIAGIATLGAAALAFTLVPGNSNAEAETISAAPVAFEVAAGKPQIKDVHASVTNQLATADQQAKNAAAKLKAAQSAAAKVDAAAKAEAKAKTEKYRAVKEAASRAAARKPVYANNLDGWIRQSLDIMKSKGIPGSYEGLHRNIIRESSGNPKAINNWDINAINGIPSKGLLQVIPPTFTAYHVPGTSWNIYDPVANITAAANYAADKYGSMDNVNSAY from the coding sequence ATGTCCAAGCTCAGCTTCTCCGGTCATAGTCCCCTGACGAAGACCCACAAGTACTCGATCGCCGGTATCGCCACGCTCGGCGCCGCTGCCCTCGCGTTCACGCTGGTGCCGGGCAATTCCAACGCGGAGGCCGAGACGATTTCGGCGGCTCCGGTCGCCTTCGAGGTGGCCGCCGGCAAGCCCCAGATCAAGGACGTGCACGCCAGCGTCACCAACCAGCTGGCCACCGCCGACCAGCAGGCCAAGAACGCGGCCGCGAAGCTGAAGGCCGCGCAGAGCGCCGCGGCCAAGGTCGACGCAGCCGCAAAGGCCGAGGCCAAGGCAAAGACCGAGAAGTACCGTGCGGTCAAGGAGGCCGCCAGCCGCGCCGCCGCCCGCAAGCCCGTCTACGCGAACAACCTGGACGGCTGGATCCGCCAGTCCCTGGACATCATGAAGTCCAAGGGCATACCCGGCTCCTACGAGGGTCTGCACCGCAACATCATCCGCGAGTCCTCCGGCAACCCGAAGGCGATCAACAACTGGGACATCAACGCGATCAACGGCATCCCCTCGAAGGGTCTGCTGCAGGTCATCCCGCCGACCTTCACCGCGTACCACGTCCCCGGTACCTCGTGGAACATCTACGACCCGGTCGCCAACATCACCGCTGCCGCGAACTACGCCGCGGACAAGTACGGCTCGATGGACAACGTGAACAGCGCTTACTGA
- a CDS encoding TldD/PmbA family protein, with the protein MPHSIDEAFTALPLRALADAALARARALGADHADFRLERVRSAERRLRDARPAGSSDTTDLGYAVRVVHGGTWGFASGVDLTMDAAAKVASQAVAMAKLSAQVIKAAGSDERVELAAEPVHEDRTWVSSYEIDPFRVPDEEKAGLLADWSARLLGADGVDHVDASLLTVHENKFYADTAGTVTTQQRVRLHPQLTAVAVDGTSGEFDSMRTLAPPVGRGWEYLTGTGWDWDRELAEIPELLAEKMRAPSVEAGLYDLVVDPSNLWLTIHESIGHATELDRALGYEAAYAGTSFATFDQLGKLKYGSEIMNVTGDRTAEHGLATIGYDDEGVAGQSWDLVRDGTLVGYQLDRRIAKLTGFDRSNGCAYADSPGHVPVQRMANVSLQPDPGGLSTEDLIGGVDRGIYVVGDRSWSIDMQRYNFQFTGQRFYRIENGRLAGQLRDVAYQATTTDFWGSMAAVGGPQTYVLGGAFNCGKAQPGQVAAVSHGCPSALFKGVNILNTTQEAGR; encoded by the coding sequence GTGCCCCATTCGATCGATGAAGCCTTCACGGCGCTGCCGCTGCGGGCCCTCGCCGATGCCGCGCTGGCCCGCGCGCGGGCTCTCGGCGCCGACCACGCGGACTTCCGCCTGGAGCGGGTGCGCAGCGCGGAACGGCGGCTGCGGGACGCGCGGCCCGCGGGCTCGTCGGACACCACGGACCTGGGGTACGCGGTGCGCGTCGTGCACGGCGGCACATGGGGCTTCGCATCGGGCGTGGATCTGACGATGGACGCGGCCGCGAAGGTGGCGTCGCAGGCCGTCGCGATGGCGAAGCTGTCTGCTCAGGTGATCAAGGCCGCGGGTTCGGACGAGAGAGTGGAGCTGGCCGCCGAGCCGGTGCACGAGGACCGGACGTGGGTGTCCTCGTACGAGATCGATCCGTTCCGCGTGCCGGACGAGGAGAAGGCGGGGCTGCTCGCCGACTGGAGTGCGCGGCTGCTCGGGGCGGACGGCGTCGACCATGTGGACGCCTCACTCCTCACCGTGCACGAGAACAAGTTCTACGCCGACACGGCGGGGACGGTGACGACGCAGCAGCGCGTCCGGCTGCATCCGCAGCTGACGGCCGTCGCCGTGGACGGGACGAGCGGCGAGTTCGACTCGATGCGGACCCTTGCGCCGCCGGTGGGCCGCGGCTGGGAGTACCTCACCGGGACCGGCTGGGACTGGGACCGCGAGCTGGCCGAGATCCCGGAGCTGCTCGCCGAGAAGATGCGGGCGCCCAGCGTCGAGGCCGGCCTGTACGACCTCGTGGTCGACCCGTCCAACCTGTGGCTGACCATCCACGAGTCGATCGGCCACGCGACCGAGCTGGACCGTGCGCTCGGCTACGAGGCGGCGTACGCGGGCACTTCCTTCGCCACGTTCGACCAGCTCGGGAAGCTCAAGTACGGCTCCGAGATCATGAACGTGACGGGTGACCGCACCGCCGAGCACGGCCTCGCGACCATCGGGTACGACGACGAGGGCGTGGCCGGGCAGTCCTGGGACCTGGTCAGGGACGGGACGCTCGTCGGCTATCAGCTGGACCGCCGTATCGCGAAGCTGACGGGCTTCGACCGGTCGAACGGGTGCGCCTACGCGGACTCCCCCGGCCATGTGCCCGTCCAGCGCATGGCGAACGTGTCGCTGCAGCCGGACCCGGGCGGCCTGTCGACCGAGGACCTGATCGGGGGCGTCGACCGCGGGATCTACGTCGTCGGCGACCGGTCCTGGTCGATCGACATGCAGCGCTACAACTTCCAGTTCACGGGGCAGCGGTTCTACCGCATCGAGAACGGACGGCTCGCCGGACAGCTGCGCGATGTCGCCTACCAGGCCACGACCACCGACTTCTGGGGTTCGATGGCGGCGGTCGGCGGCCCGCAGACGTACGTGCTGGGCGGTGCGTTCAACTGCGGAAAGGCCCAGCCGGGGCAGGTCGCGGCGGTGTCGCACGGCTGCCCGTCCGCCCTGTTCAAGGGCGTGAACATTCTGAACACCACGCAGGAGGCCGGTCGATGA
- a CDS encoding CynX/NimT family MFS transporter: protein MASEETPTMTQTPIRTESAPEAKTAPTRAWAVRLMIVGIVLAALNLRPAITSLGALLEEVRDGLGMSGSVAGLLTSVPPLCFAIFGVMAPRLARRFGPGAVVCAGMAAIAAGLVIRPFTGSTVGFLVASALALMGIAVSNVLMPVIVKRWFPDRVGSMTGLYSMALALGTSLAAAVTVPMTDALGGSWKTGLALWAALAVAAVVPWVPLARERSTEGGNTAGTPQRDDGLRITRSRTAWALAVFFGLQATAAYITMGWMAQIFRDAGVSAGTAGVLLAVTMAMGVPLAFVIPRLATRLPSQGPIVIALGVCGLAGYAGLYFAPSGGAWAWAVLLGISNCAFPLALTMVGMRARTGTGVAKLSAFAQSTGYLISIPGPLLVGVLYQHSGGWGVPIALMAALMVPQIVVGVIAGRNRTVEDEAAPAAAV from the coding sequence ATGGCCAGTGAGGAAACCCCGACGATGACGCAGACCCCGATACGTACTGAGAGCGCACCCGAAGCGAAAACAGCCCCCACGCGCGCGTGGGCCGTGCGCCTGATGATCGTGGGCATCGTCCTCGCGGCTCTGAACCTGCGCCCCGCCATCACCAGCCTCGGCGCCCTCCTCGAAGAGGTGCGCGACGGGCTCGGCATGAGCGGCAGCGTCGCCGGCCTCCTCACCTCCGTACCCCCGCTCTGTTTCGCGATCTTCGGAGTGATGGCGCCCCGGCTCGCCCGCCGCTTCGGTCCCGGCGCCGTGGTGTGCGCCGGCATGGCCGCGATCGCCGCCGGTCTGGTCATCCGCCCGTTCACCGGCAGCACCGTCGGCTTCCTCGTCGCCAGCGCCCTCGCCCTCATGGGCATCGCGGTCAGCAACGTCCTCATGCCGGTGATCGTCAAGCGCTGGTTCCCCGACCGCGTGGGCTCCATGACCGGCCTCTACTCGATGGCCCTCGCGCTCGGCACCTCCCTCGCGGCGGCCGTGACCGTGCCCATGACTGACGCGCTCGGCGGCAGCTGGAAGACCGGACTCGCCCTCTGGGCCGCGCTCGCCGTGGCCGCCGTCGTCCCGTGGGTCCCGCTCGCACGCGAACGGAGCACCGAGGGCGGCAACACCGCCGGCACTCCGCAGCGGGACGACGGCCTGCGCATCACCCGCAGCCGCACCGCCTGGGCGCTCGCCGTCTTCTTCGGCCTCCAGGCCACCGCGGCCTACATCACCATGGGCTGGATGGCGCAGATCTTCCGCGACGCCGGCGTCTCCGCGGGCACCGCGGGCGTGCTGCTCGCCGTCACCATGGCGATGGGCGTACCGCTCGCCTTCGTCATCCCGCGCCTCGCCACGCGCCTGCCCAGCCAGGGCCCCATCGTGATCGCCCTCGGCGTGTGCGGTCTCGCCGGTTACGCGGGCCTCTACTTCGCCCCGTCCGGCGGCGCCTGGGCGTGGGCCGTCCTCCTCGGCATCTCCAACTGCGCCTTCCCGCTCGCCCTGACGATGGTCGGCATGCGGGCGCGGACCGGGACGGGCGTCGCCAAGCTCTCCGCCTTCGCCCAGAGCACCGGCTATCTGATCTCGATCCCCGGCCCGCTGCTCGTCGGTGTGCTCTACCAGCACAGCGGCGGCTGGGGCGTCCCGATCGCGCTCATGGCGGCGCTGATGGTGCCGCAGATCGTGGTGGGCGTCATCGCGGGACGCAACCGTACGGTCGAGGACGAGGCCGCTCCGGCAGCGGCGGTCTGA
- the serB gene encoding phosphoserine phosphatase SerB: MSASQPRHPADVPVAVPDDVPTLLVKIFGKDRPGITAGLFDTLAAYSVDVVDIEQVVTRGRIVLCALVTEPPPGLEGDLRSTVHSWAESMRMQAEIISGIGDNRPRGLGRSLVTVLGHPLTAETTAAIAARITGTGGNIDRIFRLAKYPVTAVEFAVSGAETEPLRTALATESAALGVDVAVVAAGLHRRAQRLVVMDVDSTLIQDEVIELFAAHAGCEDKVAEVTASAMRGELDFEQSLHARVALLAGLDASVVDKVRTEVRLTPGARTLIRTLKRLGYQVGVVSGGFTQVTDDLQDRLGLDFAQANTLEIVDGKLTGRVTGEIVDRAGKARLLRRFAAEAGVPLAQTVAIGDGANDLDMLNAAGLGVAFNAKPVVREAAHTAVNVPFLDTVLYLLGITREEVEAADAHDD; encoded by the coding sequence ATGAGTGCTTCGCAGCCCCGCCACCCCGCTGATGTCCCGGTCGCAGTTCCGGACGACGTCCCGACGCTCCTCGTCAAGATATTCGGCAAGGACCGCCCCGGCATCACCGCCGGGCTCTTCGACACCCTCGCCGCCTACTCCGTCGATGTCGTCGACATCGAGCAGGTCGTCACCCGGGGACGCATCGTGCTGTGCGCCCTGGTGACGGAGCCGCCCCCCGGTCTCGAGGGCGATCTGCGGTCCACCGTCCACAGCTGGGCGGAGTCCATGCGGATGCAGGCCGAGATCATCTCGGGCATCGGCGACAACCGTCCGCGCGGGCTCGGCCGCTCCCTCGTCACCGTGCTCGGCCACCCGCTGACCGCGGAGACGACGGCCGCCATCGCCGCCAGGATCACCGGCACCGGCGGCAACATCGACCGTATCTTCCGGCTCGCGAAGTACCCCGTCACCGCAGTCGAGTTCGCCGTTTCCGGCGCCGAGACCGAGCCCCTGCGCACCGCGCTCGCGACGGAGTCGGCGGCGCTCGGCGTCGATGTCGCGGTCGTCGCGGCCGGGCTGCACCGGCGCGCCCAGCGCCTCGTCGTGATGGACGTCGACTCGACCCTCATCCAGGACGAGGTCATCGAGCTCTTCGCGGCGCACGCGGGCTGCGAGGACAAGGTCGCCGAGGTCACCGCGTCGGCGATGCGCGGCGAGCTGGACTTCGAGCAGTCGCTGCACGCGCGGGTCGCGCTGCTCGCCGGGCTCGACGCGTCGGTCGTCGACAAGGTCCGCACCGAGGTGCGGCTCACGCCCGGCGCGCGGACCCTGATCCGCACGCTGAAGCGGCTCGGCTATCAAGTGGGCGTCGTCTCGGGCGGGTTCACCCAGGTCACGGACGATCTGCAGGACCGGCTCGGGCTCGACTTCGCCCAGGCCAACACCCTGGAGATCGTCGACGGCAAGCTGACCGGCCGGGTCACCGGCGAGATCGTGGACCGCGCGGGCAAGGCGCGGCTGCTGCGCCGGTTCGCCGCGGAGGCCGGGGTGCCGCTCGCGCAGACCGTGGCGATCGGTGACGGCGCCAACGATCTGGACATGCTGAACGCGGCGGGGCTCGGCGTGGCCTTCAACGCGAAGCCCGTGGTCCGCGAGGCCGCGCACACCGCGGTGAACGTGCCGTTCCTCGACACCGTTCTCTACCTCCTCGGCATCACCCGTGAAGAGGTCGAGGCGGCGGACGCCCACGACGACTGA
- a CDS encoding FadR/GntR family transcriptional regulator, producing the protein MPLTSPRRSALSEQVIAGLRAQISSGEWPVGSRIPTEPELVEQLGVARNTVREAVRALAHNGLLDIRQGSGTYVVATSELAGVMQRRFADADPRHIAELRSTLESSAASLAAQRRTERDLKQLDALMVRREDTWASGDAEAFVAADATFHLAVVAASHNDVMTAMYADLGEVLRDVLRVDVGDELRPENHMDHAGLLDAIRVGDAEAAAAEAARYPFLCLPGRPGRH; encoded by the coding sequence ATGCCGCTGACCTCCCCCAGGCGCTCGGCTCTCTCCGAACAGGTCATCGCCGGGCTGCGCGCCCAGATCTCGTCGGGCGAGTGGCCGGTGGGCTCCCGCATCCCGACCGAGCCCGAGCTGGTCGAGCAGCTCGGCGTCGCGCGCAACACGGTGCGCGAGGCCGTGCGCGCGCTCGCCCACAACGGCCTGCTCGACATCCGGCAGGGCTCGGGCACCTACGTCGTCGCCACCAGCGAGCTGGCGGGCGTGATGCAGCGCAGGTTCGCCGACGCCGACCCCCGGCACATCGCAGAGCTGCGTTCGACCCTGGAGTCCAGCGCCGCGAGCCTCGCCGCACAACGCCGTACGGAGCGCGATCTCAAGCAGCTCGACGCGCTGATGGTGCGCCGGGAGGACACGTGGGCGTCGGGCGACGCGGAGGCGTTCGTGGCCGCCGACGCGACCTTCCACCTGGCGGTCGTGGCCGCGTCCCACAACGACGTCATGACAGCGATGTACGCGGACCTCGGCGAGGTCCTGCGGGACGTCCTGCGCGTGGACGTGGGCGATGAGCTGAGGCCCGAGAACCACATGGACCACGCGGGTCTGCTCGACGCGATCCGCGTGGGTGACGCGGAGGCCGCCGCGGCGGAGGCGGCACGCTATCCGTTCCTGTGCCTGCCGGGCCGGCCCGGCAGGCACTGA
- a CDS encoding FHA domain-containing protein, translating into MPELVLELNGRTWTLDPSRPYTLGRDPQGDVAIDDARVSWRHATISWGGRSWVIEDHGSTNGTFVQGQRIHQMEIGPGSTLHLGNATDGPRVNLSGSASGAAVPAAQQAQQQAHPQQAPVQKQQGGDPGWAHNAPPQQQVPAQQSWQQPQQAQNIPPQQGPGGVAGAPPVYGDRSPTTFHQLALGRVMRIGRALENELVVSDLQVSRLHAEFHATPDGRYEIRDLGSHNGTYVNGMPIAKGGSGLLGPNDIVGVGHSTFRLVGDRLEEFVDTGEVSFSARHLTVTVDGGKDILKDVSFGVPEKSLIAVIGPSGSGKSTLLKALTGYRPANKGDVLYDNRNLYKQFAELRQRIGLVPQDDILHKELTVKKALKYAAKLRFPSDTSEQEREQRIDEVLRELKLDIHKEKKVTSLSGGQRKRVSVALELLTKPSLIFLDEPTSGLDPGMDRDVMQLLRGLADDGRTVLVVTHSVAELAICDKLLVMAPGGSVAYFGPPEEALNFFGYSTWADVFSAFENYRDYDWAGRWKGSQHYQMYAADIDAVAAQSVHMPPPQAMKPPKPQGWGSQLWTLIRRYTSVIASDKGFLGLMVILPAVLGVVSTVIPADFGLAPPKPPSRFNGDAGTIMLILAVGMCFSGAANSVRELIKERVIYERERATGLSRSAYLMSKVIVLGVVTAIQGVIICAIGFFPRDLPAEGLMMPPAVELCIVIIALGFTSMMFGLVISSLVKTAEKTMPLLVMFAIVQVVFTGILFQVYGSPGLEQFAWLMPSRWAIAGAGSTLDLAHLMPPWDQAHPNDLDPLWEHSVSQWGINLAILIALGVICGFAVARLLRRHEPEVMRK; encoded by the coding sequence GTGCCGGAACTCGTACTGGAATTGAATGGAAGGACCTGGACGCTCGACCCGTCCAGGCCATACACCCTCGGACGTGATCCGCAGGGGGACGTCGCGATCGACGATGCCAGGGTGTCCTGGCGACACGCCACGATCAGCTGGGGCGGCCGGAGTTGGGTCATCGAGGACCACGGCTCCACCAACGGCACGTTCGTGCAGGGCCAGCGGATCCATCAGATGGAGATCGGCCCGGGCTCGACGCTGCACCTCGGCAACGCGACGGACGGTCCGCGGGTCAACCTCTCGGGCAGCGCCTCCGGCGCGGCCGTGCCCGCGGCCCAGCAGGCCCAGCAGCAGGCCCACCCGCAGCAGGCACCGGTCCAGAAGCAGCAGGGCGGTGACCCCGGCTGGGCGCACAACGCGCCGCCGCAGCAGCAGGTGCCCGCCCAGCAGAGCTGGCAGCAGCCGCAGCAGGCGCAGAACATCCCGCCCCAGCAGGGGCCCGGCGGTGTCGCGGGGGCTCCGCCGGTCTACGGCGACCGCAGCCCCACCACGTTCCACCAGCTGGCCCTCGGCCGTGTGATGCGGATCGGCCGTGCGCTCGAGAACGAACTGGTGGTCTCCGACCTCCAGGTCTCGCGCCTGCACGCCGAGTTCCACGCGACGCCCGACGGCCGCTACGAGATCCGCGACCTCGGCTCGCACAACGGCACGTACGTCAACGGTATGCCGATCGCCAAGGGCGGCTCCGGGCTGCTCGGCCCGAACGACATCGTCGGCGTCGGCCACTCGACGTTCCGCCTCGTCGGCGACCGCCTCGAGGAGTTCGTCGACACCGGTGAGGTCTCCTTCTCCGCCCGTCATCTGACGGTGACGGTCGACGGCGGCAAGGACATCCTCAAGGACGTCTCCTTCGGCGTCCCGGAGAAGTCGCTCATCGCGGTCATCGGCCCCTCGGGTTCCGGCAAGTCCACCCTGCTCAAGGCGCTCACCGGCTACCGGCCCGCCAACAAGGGCGACGTGCTCTACGACAACCGGAACCTGTACAAGCAGTTCGCCGAGCTGCGCCAGCGCATCGGTCTGGTCCCGCAGGACGACATCCTGCACAAAGAACTGACCGTCAAGAAGGCCCTCAAGTACGCGGCCAAGCTGCGCTTCCCCTCGGACACCAGCGAGCAGGAGCGCGAGCAGCGCATCGACGAGGTACTGCGCGAGCTCAAGCTGGACATCCACAAGGAGAAGAAGGTCACCTCCCTCTCCGGTGGCCAGCGCAAGCGCGTCTCCGTCGCCCTGGAGCTGCTCACCAAGCCGTCGCTGATCTTCCTGGACGAGCCGACCTCCGGTCTCGACCCGGGCATGGACCGCGACGTCATGCAGCTCCTGCGCGGCCTCGCCGACGACGGCCGCACGGTCCTCGTCGTCACGCACTCGGTCGCCGAGCTGGCGATCTGCGACAAGCTCCTGGTGATGGCGCCCGGCGGTTCGGTGGCGTACTTCGGTCCGCCCGAGGAGGCCCTGAACTTCTTCGGCTACAGCACCTGGGCCGACGTCTTCTCCGCCTTCGAGAACTACCGCGACTACGACTGGGCGGGCCGCTGGAAGGGCTCGCAGCACTACCAGATGTACGCCGCGGACATCGACGCCGTCGCCGCACAGTCCGTACACATGCCGCCACCGCAGGCGATGAAGCCGCCCAAGCCGCAGGGCTGGGGCTCGCAGCTGTGGACCCTGATCCGCCGCTACACGTCGGTGATCGCGTCCGACAAGGGCTTCCTGGGCCTGATGGTGATCCTGCCGGCGGTCCTCGGCGTGGTCAGCACGGTGATCCCGGCCGACTTCGGCCTGGCCCCACCCAAGCCGCCGTCCCGGTTCAACGGCGACGCCGGCACGATCATGCTGATCCTCGCGGTCGGCATGTGCTTCTCGGGCGCGGCCAACTCCGTACGTGAGCTGATCAAGGAACGCGTCATCTACGAACGGGAGCGGGCCACCGGCCTCTCCCGCTCGGCGTACCTGATGTCGAAGGTGATCGTCCTCGGCGTCGTCACGGCCATCCAGGGCGTGATCATCTGCGCCATCGGCTTCTTCCCGCGCGACCTGCCCGCCGAGGGCCTGATGATGCCGCCGGCCGTCGAGCTGTGCATCGTGATCATCGCGCTGGGCTTCACGTCGATGATGTTCGGCCTGGTCATCTCCTCGCTGGTGAAGACCGCCGAGAAGACGATGCCGCTCCTGGTCATGTTCGCGATCGTCCAGGTCGTCTTCACCGGCATCCTGTTCCAGGTGTACGGCTCGCCGGGCCTGGAGCAGTTCGCGTGGCTGATGCCGTCGCGCTGGGCCATCGCCGGCGCCGGTTCGACGCTGGACCTCGCGCACCTCATGCCGCCGTGGGACCAGGCGCACCCGAACGACCTGGACCCGCTGTGGGAGCACTCGGTGAGTCAGTGGGGCATCAACCTCGCGATCCTGATCGCGCTCGGTGTCATCTGCGGCTTCGCGGTCGCGCGCCTGCTGCGCCGCCACGAGCCCGAGGTCATGCGCAAGTAG
- a CDS encoding SGM_5486 family transporter-associated protein — MSPVLDPNPQNGQKKLLIVLGSMLAITVIIAVIASIASP; from the coding sequence ATGTCGCCTGTGCTCGACCCGAACCCCCAGAACGGCCAGAAGAAGCTCCTCATCGTGCTCGGCTCGATGCTGGCCATCACCGTGATCATCGCGGTCATCGCCTCGATCGCCTCACCGTGA